The sequence AGCGAAATATGTATACCAAACTGGATTATACATGTATCTGGTCACAAAAAGCAGCACGTGATTCTCACCTTATCTCGTTTCTGCGACGTCGTTTTCCAAGGTTCAGTGAATGTGACGTCATCATCTTATTGATAACTAGTTGACAAATGACATCTCATCTattcatttttatgttttttgagTTATCCTTTGTTTGTAGGCTAAACCATACTTTATATCCTTAAAGTTACACGTTTTTTTCGTTTTTATTGTTCTCTCTCCCTTAAACACCCCTccctccctctttctctcttggtaAAAACCAAAATTAGGGCAAAAATGTGATGGTGGCAGCGGTGGATCTATGGGTTATGGTTGTGGTTGAACTGATTCAAGAACTTCAACCTGAGAATCTTGAGtacaaatgacatttttttttatttgtctctCAGCTTCTTCCATCTTCAGAATCCATGGTGAGAAAAGAATCTAAGCAAGTGAAGCCCTGACTCTAAGAAGCTCGCTTTTCTCGTTTCTCTTTCACgctttgtgtattttttttaaggaaaatgacatgtaaattTGATGTgccgaatatatacatatatttttgcatcctttacacataagttcatcccattttgagttgattaagagttgatattgactaagaaaactatatttgcatattgtaggtgccaaggcaaaaaagggaggaaaatagtgcaaaatgaagatttggactccataATTGATTCCCGAttgatcggagccattcccgatcgatcggacctgccaaaacactaaaaaactcgtggaggcagattgtatttcgcgaaaaagttccgaattcacttgtttttaagccaaaacgaccccaacttgttttgaaaacgacataagagtttgagaaagtataaaagggcataaaatagggttttgggggagttcttggagggggtttcattctaccaccattggagagctttgagccaccattggagcttggagaagaagagggtctacaagggggttttctctctccttttctatcctagtttctatggttgatttcctttgtttaatgatgtattttgcttccatgagtggttagatttcttactagggacttaatgtaaccaaaccttgaagattcaataaacttggtttccttatttcttgatttctctatctctcttgattgtctatgggtgtgattaatgcttttgaatgtttggtcatcattcaattgatttgttgcctagattgagaccggaaggagatatctagggtttgcctcaagccatagatgacatagggtgcatgaaccataagaatataggtttgtgacttatgcaatcgctaaatgatttccatagttcttaatgggtttttgatatattaatccgattgttaggaataacaaggatttatgttgaaaatacatttgatgtatctaggaatagaacattgaataggttgggaaatcgattgtcattatagagagagaaattagggattaagggaccaagggaattgaattggataggtgaggtgacgttaagtaccctagtgctttccatccttgatttcatacttgtgtttgatttgtctttgttcttttgctttagtttagtttaaaaacaagacCAATCTCGAAttcttttccccaatttgcataattgtagcttgtttgacattgatttctattgccaacacatctctagtggaaacgataatttactcatctttatattacttgtgcaatttgtgcgattgcaattaaatccatatcaaaattgttataattataaTAGTGACATATAGAATTCTTAACGTGGATTTTCGATTGCTAACTAATCAAGTTCCGGCGATCAAAGGTTggaaaattgattttgaaacaCAAATAATTAGCTTTTTGAAACTTTAAAGATATTTAGGGCAAATTTAACTTTTAAgaataaaaacgagaaaaatatCTAACTTTAAGAGTATAAATATGATTTAGcatttgtttatatattattattattattattattattatgtttcaTTCACCTCCCACCCAAAAAAAGACTGACAGTGACACCGCATAGTGCAGCAGTCATGATTGAGTCTCGCAATTTAAACGTGCCAAGTCTTGTCCCCCTTGGCTTTGTAGTGAGAGGAGATCAGGAGAAGACACTCGATCACTCGGGCGAACCTGGAAAACGCTAGCTATAATAGGAGCATCAAACACTCACATATATggcaaggttttgaaaatcagATCGATCATCGAACCAGAAAAATCTTCGATTCATGGTTTAAAAATTCACTTGGGGTTAAAATTAGGTTCGAATTTGATTggatgtaatgaattatttatatatatatatatatctacattaTAACATATACTATGATAGGGACATGAGCACATGGGGATAAGCAAGGATTGCTttgattgatttgttttgaTGCCGTTGTATCAAAATCACCGTTCACATACATCcacaattataaattaataatatattgtCCGGAGCCTGAAACTCCAAGAAATAGGGGGTCCCAACCCGGTCCCATTTCGTTTGTCgtttttggacataaattaaTCCGTTATTATTCCTTTTAGATAACGCATGCTTCGTTATTATTGTTTTGGCTGCTCCCCTCATTACActtaatcttatttttattggaAAATGGTATGGGGGAGTTTTAATCACATCtcgatttttattaaatacatccCTTGTTATTAGTAATGTATGAAAACTCTaaacttttataaatacattcaaattacataaatctTAGACATTTTACAAACACACCACATAATCAGATTTGTCATTATCGGGCATATTATCGTCTATTTTGGTCATTCTCGAGTTGAAGCATgtcgaaaacgtgaaattccGACTTGTAGTTATCCCAGAGTCGGTATTTGAGACCAAAATCGTCTAAACATGTATTGTTTGGGATCAAAGGTGGTGTCGATTTCCTTCAACAGTGGTCAGATTGTCCTGATCGGACGACTTTTCTCGCTGTGGCCATAGACGTTCTAACGTGATTTCGACGATTACGATAGACAAAACTCATCGGGGTTGGTCGGGTTTAGTCCAGGGTGGCTTGAGCTTTAATTTCGTGGTAGTGGTTATCAGATTGGTGCTCGGACGGCAACGACAACGACCACGACAATATGATTGGCCATGGGTGCtcgtgaagaagaagaaagagatggtgagGGGGGATGTGGTGAAATATAGTATAGGTCttaaaaaaagacaaagtcaaagcaaaatcaacaaaatcgggatacatttaataaaaattggAGTGCGACTAAAGCCCCTTGTGGAATCTTTACACAGATTAATAGCAGCAACTATCCCTTTGAAAAGCCAAGCCCAATTTCCATGAATTCCCATTGGTATTTGAACAGAACAAGTTGACATTTCTTTCGTTGGTTACTACTTACTGCCTTGTTCATTATTGAGAATCCACCCTAGGTAGCCAACATGTGTccctgtgtgtgtgtgtgtgtaatagtgtgtttttttttccaatgattTTAAACATGTTAATTTAGGACGTGGAATCATCATAAACGGCTCAAGAAACACAATACTCATGATTTTATGCAGCCGAATGGTTCTTGGACAGAGGGGCTCAGAATCCAAGGTGAAAGTACAGTTCATTTGTTCTTGGGTTCTTCGGAGGCCTACTCTTTTATTTGGCCCATAGTCCTTGGTCTACACAATCTAAACCGGAAAATGGAATGAGTTCCTTCATGCCAAAAAAATATTACTatgagaaattttttatttataccaCAAAATCTATTAAATTTAGGGCAATATATATTCCTTCCCATGGAGAGACGGATGCCTCAATGTATCTATCATTCAATGAGTTCCTTGTCATGTTTGATGATCCTGATTGGGGATGTCAACTTTAGTAAAGTTCGAAACTAGTGATCGGAATCCGTCATGGACATTCAATGGTTAGTATGTTAGAGGGTGTGCAAACTTAAGACTTTgttaataaaaattttataagTGAAGGGTAGTTTAGGTTATCCATTAAATATTCGgtgtaaatttataaaatttggATGTAAATTTACATGGTTAAAATAGGtgatgtaaacttagtagtttatatggtgtaaataaaatttctcacatTCTATTGATTATTGAGCAACTCTTTAAATGGGCTTCTTACGAGTTATGGGTTTAGGCCTTTCACTCTGCATTCCGTAATGTATTTTATGGGCTGCCTAGGCCCAGATAGGGATGCTAATATGCTACAATGAAGATGACCCACAAATACAAAAGGACTCTTTGCGTTTGCTCACTTCAACCTTCAAGGCCCATGCTTAAGAGTCAGCCCAATCACATGGTCTTTTCTCAACTAacttttcaaattgaacaaacattttattttatttttgttccttCCACAATGGATGCAATCGGTTTGGGACCATAAAACTTCTTTAAATCTCTTAACATTGTGTGTGCACTACTTTAATTGTaaaaatcaatcaataattCGTAACGATGAAATTATGCCtagagaaataaaaattttattgataaatGACAAATTTTTGCATTATTCATTCGAAAATGACATATAACCCATTAGTTTGATAGTCCATGGGAGCTCAATAAGTTTATTTACACTCTTTTATcctagaattcattgtccaaaatttattattttaatatatattgcaTTGTTTTATGAAACACaatctataattcattgttttagttttgaatctattatttttgaaattctattgaaaaaaacaatggcaTTAAGATCCATCCGATAAAACTTATCGACAATGGATATTgttagaaagagctttatgcactgattccgaatatgtaatttttttaaaaatctaacatgtattttgagagttaaaaacattttaaaattttgtttaaaagaTTTGACTCTTATGAACTACCAATATATAACTTACCTAACACTACTGTTATTCATGGCGCACATCTCTGTCATGCTTAGTCATTAGAAAGTCCGTTGAAACGTCGGTTGTCAGTGATAATAAAACTAATAACCGCCACCCGCAACCACCCATGCGCACAATGGAAGCCAGACTATGACAGGGGCATTATCGTCATCGAAAACCGGTTAGAGACAGATACATAGCAACCGAATTTTGACACAGCTTGAAGCGACCAAGGGCATTCGAGTCACTTCACTGGAGAATTTGACTCGGATCGTGCCGGTTGGCCACCGAAAACCGGTTTGACCGGTTGACCggttttatttgattaattaaatttttaataattaataaaaaattataaaaaacctgtaaaaatactagaaaaatactataaattaaaatgcatccaaataaataataaccacataataacactctcaatctcaaattaaacataatattaccaaatgtaattttcaattaacaaacattcttataaaaaatacaacataactatataaattataaaaattcaaGTCTAACATAAtcatttaaatctcaattaggttcaatttttactttttttaaagaaaattacttatttttttatacatttttatttttttttatcaaaaaattctcaattttgaatttttcaaaccgGAGAACCGGTATTTATACCGAAAACCGGCCAGTTGAATCGGTATTTGACCAAACCGGTATTTTactgatattttattaaatcgtaCCGGTGACCCTCCGGtttccggttgaaccggtaTTTTAAAACACTGTGAAAAACCAATAAAGAAGAAACAATAACAACAATTTGAGTTTCACAGTCTCTCTACTTCTCGCCGAGGAGGTGTTGTGATCGCACCTCTTCGGACCCTCGTCAATCCTTTCTCTCTGTTCTTTCTATCGACCAAACATGGCGTCCGACAGTTTTACCGATAAGAACGCCGTCTTCAGAAAGCTTAGAGCCAAATCAGAAAACAAGGTCTGTTTATATTGTTGTTTGATTTACGTCTTCGTTTTCTTGTGGCAATTGTTTGTGTTCTCCTGGTAGATCTGAACCAGATCAGGAAATTATGCTATTGGATCTCGATAATGACATTCGTTGGTCGTGTTTTTGATCAGATGTGTTTCGATTGTAATGCGAAGAACCCGACATGGGCGTCTGTTACGTACGGAATCTTCCTTTGCATCGATTGTTCTGCCGTACATCGCAGCCTCGGCGTGCACATCAGCTTTGTTAGGTAATTTGATTTCGCTCCTTCTCTTCGTGTATAGTTATCTGATTTGAGTTTGGTATGTTCATGCAATAGAGGCATAAAAAATCGATGTGGTTCTTCTGTTTACGATGCTAGGGTCTGATGGCTGTCCAAATTGGTATTTTCTATGTCCCATTAGAGAACTTATAATTTGTCAACATTTATTTTTGAAAGCTCCATTGGCGAGCTGGGTTGATACCTTCGCTGCCCATTAGTACTTCACAACCTCGAGAAATTGTGATAACTTCGACAATAAAGGATGATATGATTCAATGATTATCAATCCTTCCTGGCAAGGGAACACGAACATCATtgcatttataatttgttatagcTTAAAAACTCTTAGCTTGCACTTGCATGCAATCGTGGTTGTAATTCTGAGGATACCTGGCCCAGCAAAGTCAGGTTTAGAAGTTTGGAGAATTATGATTTGTTATTGGAATTATGTAATGTGACAGATTGGATTTTTTTATGATGTTGaatcttggatttatgaaactAATGTGAAAGCCATCtaatgaatttttatttttttaatttaaatgttaCTAAAGAAGATACTAGAAGAAAGCTCGACTTCCTGATTCGATATTTTTGTCAATCAACGTGGTtgaaaaaaacatgaaatctgaTTTTCTTAGCTATGTATTAATGCATTTTGATAAGTTTCTCTTCATTGTTGGCTTTGGCCTTGATCTGACTCTTTTTAGGGATAGTACTTGTAGCCATCAGATTTATTTCCTTGATGCTTGATGCATCTTCATATTCTATTCGTTGTTTTGCCCTTTGGCTTTTACTTTGATTGCAATGAGTTGTAATCACAGTGAATATGCATTCTATTTATGTACTATGTAGGTCAACAAATTTGGACTCCTGGACTCCTGAGCAATTGAAAATGATGAGCTTTGGGGGAAACAACCGTGCACAAGTTTTCTTTAAACAGCACGGTTGGACTGATGGGGGAAAAATTGAGGCCAAGTATACATCAAGAGCTGCTGATTTATATAGGCAGATACTTTCGAAAGAAGTTGCTAAAAGTATGGTGGATGAGGCAAGCTTACCATCATCACCCATCGCTTCTCATTCCATCCTGGCAACTAATGGACTTCCTGAAGTAAAGATCGATGAGGCTCCTACAGAGAGTTCCTTAGAGAGGCAAGAAACATCTGAAATTGCACCTTCGCCAAAAGTTTATCATACAACAACTGTCAGTTCTATCAAGAAACCTCTTATTGCAAAAAAGACCGGGAAGTCCGGTGGATTAGGTGCTCGAAAGCTTACTACGAAGGTTTTCTTTCCCTCTCCTTTGTGAACAAGTCAATTATGGAAGGAGGGTATTTTTTAGATATTCTGATTTTGTCTATATTTCTGGATTATTCGTAGCTACTTTAATTCCCGTAAATTTTCACCATGTTATTTGCAGCCGAGTGAAGATCTCTATGATCAAAAG is a genomic window of Tripterygium wilfordii isolate XIE 37 chromosome 16, ASM1340144v1, whole genome shotgun sequence containing:
- the LOC119981417 gene encoding probable ADP-ribosylation factor GTPase-activating protein AGD8, producing the protein MASDSFTDKNAVFRKLRAKSENKMCFDCNAKNPTWASVTYGIFLCIDCSAVHRSLGVHISFVRSTNLDSWTPEQLKMMSFGGNNRAQVFFKQHGWTDGGKIEAKYTSRAADLYRQILSKEVAKSMVDEASLPSSPIASHSILATNGLPEVKIDEAPTESSLERQETSEIAPSPKVYHTTTVSSIKKPLIAKKTGKSGGLGARKLTTKPSEDLYDQKPEEPVIPVASSTKTPTAGSSFTSRFEYLDTIQPAALSNSGPQVISHVSPPKSSSFFTDFGMESGFQKKASSNSLKVQETDEARKKFSNAKSISSDQFFGDRNKAADAEAQMSLQKFSGSSAISSADLFGHNSEMSLDSAASDLINRLSFQAQQDISSLKNIAGETGKKLSSLASNLITDLQDRII